The Salinispora tropica CNB-440 genome has a window encoding:
- a CDS encoding RNHCP domain-containing protein, producing MSNTKKTLSRTSQNILKIGTFSCIRCGLTVPAAAGDGTRRNHCPSCLHSQHVHDHVEGGPSDCQGRMSPIAIAVLRTGDWMVIHRCIRCDELTSNPVCADDNQLILMRVAVRPLAQPPFPLETFGDL from the coding sequence GTGTCCAACACCAAGAAGACTCTCTCGCGCACATCGCAGAACATCCTGAAGATCGGTACGTTCTCCTGCATTCGGTGCGGCCTGACCGTGCCCGCTGCCGCCGGGGACGGCACGCGGCGAAATCACTGCCCGTCCTGTCTGCACTCCCAGCACGTTCACGACCACGTCGAGGGTGGTCCCAGTGACTGTCAGGGTCGGATGTCGCCGATCGCGATCGCCGTGCTCCGCACCGGCGACTGGATGGTCATCCACCGCTGCATACGCTGCGATGAGCTGACCTCCAACCCCGTCTGCGCCGACGACAACCAGCTCATCCTGATGCGCGTGGCCGTGCGCCCACTGGCGCAGCCTCCGTTCCCACTCGAAACCTTCGGTGATCTCTGA
- a CDS encoding ArsI/CadI family heavy metal resistance metalloenzyme: MSRVQLALRVSDLEGSIAFYSKLFDTEPAKRRPGYANFAVANPPLKLVLLEGEPDQPTALDHLGVEVPSTSEVDAATTRLVKSGLTTSEEKNTECCYALQDKVWVHGPGNEPWEVYTVKADSDQLQKATESACCTPTAAKEPVDSSNRTNCC, translated from the coding sequence ATGTCCCGAGTACAGCTCGCGCTCCGCGTCTCCGACCTCGAAGGCTCGATCGCCTTCTACTCGAAGCTGTTCGACACCGAGCCGGCCAAGCGCCGCCCCGGCTACGCCAACTTCGCCGTGGCGAACCCACCGCTGAAGCTCGTACTCCTGGAAGGCGAGCCGGACCAGCCCACCGCGCTGGACCACCTGGGTGTCGAGGTTCCCAGTACCAGTGAGGTAGACGCCGCGACCACGCGACTCGTCAAGTCCGGTCTGACCACTTCGGAGGAGAAGAACACCGAGTGCTGCTACGCGCTCCAGGACAAGGTCTGGGTACACGGCCCCGGCAACGAGCCGTGGGAGGTCTACACCGTCAAGGCCGACTCCGACCAACTCCAGAAGGCGACCGAGAGCGCGTGTTGCACCCCGACCGCAGCGAAGGAGCCGGTGGACAGCAGCAACCGGACGAACTGCTGCTGA
- a CDS encoding acetyltransferase: protein MTAPEITVATPADRGRVVSSLVEAFTKDPILRYFFPSEATYPQYAAAFFGHFFDKQVHQKTIWTIERGASVAIWEPPRAGNDESGGDLADCLPAEVMTRVRAFRGALHAAMPTAPSWYLGVLGTNPDYAGRRWGHAVMRAGLRGAAAAGLPAILETSNPENVEVYRRAGWEVTDTFVEPLPTWVMRYSTH from the coding sequence GTGACAGCACCTGAAATCACCGTTGCCACGCCGGCAGATCGTGGGCGGGTCGTCAGCTCACTGGTCGAGGCATTCACGAAGGACCCCATCCTGCGGTATTTCTTCCCCAGCGAGGCGACCTATCCTCAGTACGCCGCCGCCTTCTTCGGGCACTTTTTCGACAAGCAGGTGCACCAGAAGACGATCTGGACGATCGAGCGCGGAGCGTCGGTGGCGATCTGGGAGCCACCTCGTGCGGGGAACGACGAATCGGGCGGTGATCTCGCCGACTGTCTCCCCGCCGAGGTGATGACCCGGGTCCGTGCCTTCCGCGGTGCGCTGCACGCGGCGATGCCGACAGCGCCTTCCTGGTACCTCGGCGTTCTGGGCACCAATCCCGACTACGCCGGACGCCGATGGGGCCACGCGGTCATGCGGGCTGGGCTGCGGGGTGCCGCCGCAGCTGGTCTGCCGGCGATCCTGGAAACCAGCAACCCCGAGAACGTCGAGGTGTACCGGCGTGCCGGCTGGGAGGTGACGGACACCTTCGTGGAGCCCCTGCCAACCTGGGTCATGCGGTACTCGACTCACTGA
- a CDS encoding MerR family transcriptional regulator: protein MADEALSAGAVARRLGVAVTTLRTWHQRYGLGPSQHVPGHHRRYTPADLARLETMRRLTANGVAPAEAARWAAQAPDAVSPGPSPRPGKRGARDGGGATIPVGRAGPAARGLARAAMRLDSNAINEVIDRAIRTDGVVVTWDTLLRPVLAGLGERHAVTATLIEVEHLVSRCVSEAFAAVVRARAPDGPPRILLSCADEEQHSLPLEALGAALAEAGIAYRLLGARVPVRALLEAVNRTGPAAVVLWSQTRRTADPTQLTALLAGPHRPLLVFAAGPGWRADSLPAGVVRPVNLAEALSLAAAVRDSLDQSAAG from the coding sequence GTGGCGGATGAGGCGCTGAGCGCGGGTGCCGTCGCCCGCCGGCTGGGGGTCGCGGTGACGACCCTGCGCACCTGGCATCAGCGTTACGGGCTGGGGCCCAGCCAGCACGTCCCCGGGCACCACCGCCGCTACACTCCGGCCGACCTCGCCCGCCTGGAGACCATGCGGCGGCTCACCGCCAACGGGGTCGCCCCGGCCGAAGCCGCCCGCTGGGCCGCCCAGGCGCCCGACGCCGTGTCACCCGGTCCCAGCCCCCGGCCCGGGAAGCGGGGTGCCCGCGACGGTGGCGGCGCGACAATCCCGGTGGGCCGGGCCGGCCCGGCCGCCCGGGGCCTGGCCCGGGCCGCCATGCGGCTGGACTCGAACGCGATCAACGAGGTGATCGACCGCGCCATCCGTACCGACGGCGTGGTCGTCACCTGGGACACGCTGCTGCGACCAGTGCTCGCCGGGCTTGGTGAACGGCACGCCGTCACGGCGACGCTGATCGAGGTCGAGCACCTGGTGTCCCGGTGTGTGTCGGAGGCGTTCGCCGCGGTGGTCCGCGCCCGAGCGCCCGATGGGCCACCCCGCATCCTGCTCTCCTGTGCCGACGAGGAGCAGCACAGCCTGCCGCTGGAGGCGCTCGGTGCGGCGCTGGCCGAAGCAGGGATCGCCTACCGGCTGCTCGGTGCCCGAGTGCCGGTACGTGCGCTGCTGGAGGCGGTCAACCGCACCGGGCCGGCTGCGGTCGTGCTGTGGTCACAAACGCGGAGAACCGCCGATCCCACACAGCTCACCGCCCTGCTCGCGGGTCCGCATCGGCCGCTGCTGGTATTCGCGGCCGGACCAGGCTGGCGGGCGGACAGCCTCCCCGCCGGGGTGGTGCGCCCGGTCAACCTCGCCGAGGCGCTCTCGCTCGCGGCAGCCGTACGCGACTCGCTGGACCAGTCGGCTGCGGGGTAG
- a CDS encoding cytochrome P450 family protein encodes MSQDPTMRAELAPIPRSGARLGQEYDQLRNAGDVHQVLLPDSSLAWLVTNPKLVSRALTDPRLALNRRHSRGSWSGFALPPALDANLLNLDAPDHTRLRRLVGPAFSPQRVSALRPRIRRTAEHLLDTLVATSGPVDLVTGYCTPLSVQVIADLMGVPEAGRADLRTWTDTMLTSYPPDRDAIRQAVVELHGYVVDLIDTKRQQPGDDLLSALVTIEQDGDRLTRDELTSLAFLILFAGYENTANLIASTVLRLLDHGGLRGVQLPEAIEETLRLEPPAPAAVRRFPTEEMTIGGATIPAGDIVLLSIAAATRGTAGNAARLAFGNGPHFCLGAALARVEAEEALTVLARRLPDLALALPVAQVRWRPTFRTHGPAELLVTW; translated from the coding sequence ATGTCTCAAGACCCGACGATGAGGGCTGAGCTGGCCCCGATCCCCCGCTCCGGCGCGCGACTCGGGCAGGAGTACGACCAGCTTCGGAATGCCGGAGACGTGCACCAGGTGCTGCTGCCGGACTCTTCCCTGGCCTGGCTGGTCACCAACCCGAAACTGGTTTCCCGGGCGCTGACCGACCCCCGCCTGGCCCTCAACCGGAGGCACAGCCGGGGCAGCTGGTCCGGTTTCGCGCTACCGCCGGCCCTCGATGCGAACCTGCTCAACCTGGACGCACCCGACCACACCCGGCTGCGCCGCCTGGTCGGCCCGGCGTTCAGCCCGCAGCGAGTCTCCGCGTTGCGTCCGCGGATCCGGCGAACGGCCGAGCATCTCCTGGACACCCTGGTCGCCACGAGCGGTCCTGTCGACCTGGTCACCGGCTACTGCACGCCGCTGTCCGTCCAGGTCATCGCCGACCTGATGGGCGTACCGGAAGCTGGTCGCGCAGATCTGCGGACCTGGACCGACACGATGCTCACCAGCTACCCGCCGGACCGAGACGCGATCCGGCAGGCGGTCGTCGAACTACACGGCTACGTCGTCGACCTCATCGACACGAAGCGTCAGCAACCCGGCGACGACCTGTTGAGCGCCCTGGTCACGATCGAGCAGGACGGGGACCGGCTCACCCGGGACGAGCTCACCTCACTGGCCTTCCTGATCCTGTTCGCCGGGTACGAGAACACCGCCAACCTGATCGCCTCGACCGTGCTACGCCTACTCGACCACGGCGGACTCCGTGGGGTGCAGCTTCCCGAGGCGATCGAGGAGACGCTGCGCCTCGAACCTCCCGCACCCGCCGCCGTTCGTCGCTTTCCCACCGAGGAGATGACCATCGGGGGCGCCACGATCCCGGCCGGCGACATCGTGCTGCTCAGCATCGCCGCCGCCACCCGGGGAACAGCCGGCAACGCCGCACGGCTCGCCTTCGGCAACGGCCCCCACTTCTGCCTCGGCGCGGCCCTGGCCCGTGTCGAGGCCGAGGAGGCGCTCACTGTCCTGGCCCGGCGGCTGCCCGACCTGGCGCTCGCCCTACCCGTGGCACAGGTCCGTTGGCGGCCGACGTTTCGTACGCACGGCCCCGCCGAACTCCTGGTCACCTGGTAA
- the crtI gene encoding phytoene desaturase family protein, with the protein MRTVRGRTDRVVVVGAGLGGLACALHLAGSGRQVTVLEREPVPGGRAGRLSVDGYEFDTGPTVLTMPELIAEALHAVGEELDDWLELTPLDPAYRAYYPDGSTLDVITDTTRMAAEIAKVCGPREADGYLRFVDYARELWRLERADFIERNLDAPTDLLTGNLLKLLAGGAFRRLQTKINQFFRDPRTQRVFSFQAMYAGLAPHDALAIYAVIAYLDSVAGVHFPRGGIHAVSRAMAGAAEKHGVQFRYDTTVTQVETAADRATGVRTASGEFVPADVVVLNPDLPVAHRELLQTRHRRLTYSPSCVVLHIGSAQGYEKIAHHNIHFGRAWRGTFDEVIRRGELMSDPSLLVTNPSRTDPSVAPADRHAYYVLAPVPNLDRAPFDWRGGLAARYADRLVRTLEERGYVGFGDGIEVLRTITPAEWAEQGMAAGTPFASAHSLLQTGPFRPPTLHRGLANVVFVGSGTQPGVGVPMVLISGKLAAARVTGAPS; encoded by the coding sequence GTGCGCACTGTGCGCGGACGTACGGATCGGGTCGTGGTCGTCGGTGCCGGGCTCGGCGGGCTGGCCTGCGCGCTGCACCTGGCGGGCAGCGGTCGCCAGGTGACAGTGCTGGAACGTGAGCCGGTGCCGGGTGGTCGGGCCGGCCGACTCAGCGTCGACGGGTACGAGTTCGACACCGGTCCCACGGTGCTGACCATGCCGGAGCTGATCGCCGAGGCGCTCCACGCCGTTGGCGAGGAACTCGACGACTGGCTCGAACTGACCCCCCTCGACCCCGCCTACCGGGCGTACTATCCGGATGGCTCCACTCTGGACGTGATCACCGACACGACCCGGATGGCCGCCGAGATCGCGAAGGTCTGTGGCCCCCGAGAGGCCGACGGCTACCTCCGTTTCGTCGACTACGCCCGGGAGCTGTGGCGGCTCGAGCGGGCCGACTTCATCGAACGCAACCTGGACGCACCCACTGACCTGCTCACCGGGAACCTGCTGAAACTCCTCGCCGGTGGTGCCTTCCGGCGGCTCCAAACGAAGATCAACCAGTTCTTCCGGGACCCGCGTACCCAGCGCGTCTTTTCCTTCCAGGCGATGTATGCCGGGCTCGCACCGCACGACGCGCTCGCCATCTACGCGGTTATCGCGTACCTCGACTCCGTCGCGGGGGTGCACTTCCCGCGCGGCGGCATCCACGCCGTCTCGCGGGCCATGGCCGGCGCCGCCGAGAAGCACGGGGTGCAGTTCCGGTACGACACCACCGTTACCCAGGTGGAGACCGCCGCCGACCGGGCAACCGGTGTCCGGACCGCCAGCGGGGAGTTCGTCCCCGCCGACGTGGTGGTGCTCAACCCGGATCTGCCGGTGGCCCACCGAGAACTGCTCCAGACCCGGCACCGTCGGTTGACCTACTCCCCCTCCTGCGTGGTCCTCCACATCGGGTCAGCGCAGGGCTATGAGAAGATCGCTCACCACAACATCCATTTTGGGCGCGCGTGGCGGGGCACGTTCGACGAGGTCATCCGCCGGGGCGAACTGATGAGCGACCCGTCGCTGCTGGTGACCAACCCGAGCCGGACCGACCCGTCGGTAGCTCCCGCCGACCGGCACGCGTACTACGTGCTGGCGCCGGTGCCGAACCTGGACCGCGCGCCGTTCGACTGGCGGGGCGGCCTGGCCGCCCGCTACGCCGACCGGCTGGTGCGAACGCTGGAGGAGCGCGGCTACGTGGGCTTCGGAGACGGCATCGAGGTGCTGCGGACGATCACGCCTGCCGAGTGGGCGGAGCAGGGCATGGCCGCGGGTACGCCGTTCGCCTCCGCACACAGCCTCCTCCAGACCGGGCCGTTCCGCCCGCCCACCCTGCACCGCGGACTCGCGAACGTGGTCTTCGTCGGCTCGGGCACCCAGCCCGGAGTCGGGGTGCCGATGGTGCTGATCTCCGGCAAGCTCGCCGCCGCTCGGGTGACGGGAGCCCCTTCGTGA
- the idi gene encoding isopentenyl-diphosphate Delta-isomerase gives MTGREAHLVELVDEAGTATGYTTVRAAHQPPGRLHRAFSVLLVDPDGRVLLQRRAEVKTRFPLRWANTCCGHPLPGEPLTIAANRRLGEELGAAPVELTEVGVYVYRAEDPATGRVEFEYDHVLRGDLPAHAPLRPDPDEVAELRWVPPSELTAELDADPHAYAPWLGGVVDRLYHPGEPALLQSTLAAENAPERSGGG, from the coding sequence GTGACCGGCCGGGAAGCCCACCTGGTCGAGCTGGTGGACGAGGCCGGGACGGCGACCGGGTACACCACCGTGCGCGCCGCGCACCAGCCGCCGGGGCGGTTGCACCGCGCCTTCTCGGTGCTGCTCGTCGACCCCGATGGCCGGGTCCTGCTCCAGCGCCGGGCCGAGGTGAAGACCCGCTTTCCGCTGCGCTGGGCCAACACCTGCTGCGGCCACCCATTGCCCGGCGAGCCGCTCACGATCGCCGCCAACCGCCGGCTCGGAGAGGAGTTGGGGGCCGCCCCGGTCGAGCTGACCGAGGTCGGCGTCTACGTCTACCGCGCCGAGGACCCGGCCACCGGCAGGGTCGAGTTCGAGTACGACCACGTCCTCCGCGGCGACCTGCCGGCCCACGCGCCGCTGCGCCCGGATCCGGACGAGGTCGCCGAGCTGCGCTGGGTGCCCCCCTCCGAACTGACGGCGGAGCTCGACGCCGACCCGCACGCGTACGCCCCGTGGTTGGGCGGGGTGGTCGACCGGCTGTATCACCCGGGTGAGCCCGCCCTGCTCCAGTCGACGCTGGCGGCCGAGAATGCTCCGGAGCGGTCAGGTGGCGGATGA
- a CDS encoding helix-turn-helix transcriptional regulator — protein sequence MDRVKPATHDAGMTVSRPAVGVLLRDWRRRRRLSQLELSIRADISTRHLSFLETGRSSPSREMVLQLADRLDLALRERNRLLLAAGFAPVYSENALDAPPMTVIRSAIRQVLDGHEPYPAVVVDRSWNLVAANESLSVLTDLVAPRLLVPPANVLRASLHPNGLAPHIVNLGEWRSHLLHRLSRQVEFSGDPDLADLEEELRGYPGGETHASGPTANDIVVPVRLRRGGRVLNLFTTLATFGTPLDVTLSELSIESFYPADEETARELRTRRSDPS from the coding sequence ATGGACAGGGTGAAGCCGGCGACGCACGATGCTGGGATGACCGTTTCGAGACCCGCTGTTGGGGTGTTGCTGCGGGACTGGCGTCGTCGGCGCCGACTCAGCCAGCTTGAGCTCTCCATCCGGGCCGACATCTCCACCCGGCACCTCAGCTTCCTGGAGACCGGCCGCTCGTCGCCGAGCCGAGAGATGGTGTTGCAACTGGCGGATCGGCTGGACCTGGCGTTGCGGGAGCGGAATCGGCTGCTGTTGGCCGCCGGGTTTGCGCCGGTCTATTCAGAAAACGCGCTGGACGCCCCGCCCATGACCGTCATCCGCTCCGCCATCCGGCAGGTGCTGGACGGGCACGAACCGTACCCTGCCGTGGTCGTTGACCGGAGCTGGAACCTGGTAGCGGCCAACGAGAGCCTGTCGGTGCTCACCGACCTGGTGGCACCCCGGCTGCTCGTACCGCCGGCGAATGTCCTCCGGGCGAGCCTGCATCCGAACGGGCTGGCCCCGCACATCGTGAACCTTGGCGAGTGGCGGTCGCACCTGTTGCATCGGCTGAGCCGGCAGGTGGAATTCAGTGGTGACCCGGATCTGGCTGACCTTGAGGAGGAGCTGCGTGGCTACCCCGGCGGCGAAACCCACGCCAGCGGCCCGACAGCCAACGATATCGTGGTGCCGGTGCGGCTGCGTCGAGGCGGCCGGGTACTCAACCTCTTTACCACGTTGGCAACCTTCGGTACGCCGTTGGACGTCACCCTCTCCGAGTTGTCGATCGAGTCGTTCTACCCCGCCGACGAGGAGACCGCGCGAGAACTGAGAACTCGGCGTTCGGATCCCAGCTGA
- a CDS encoding alpha/beta fold hydrolase, translating into MPELTAAQAADLFRARPDRFVDVGHGQVAVRSIGEGPDVLFVHGWPVSGATFRSLLPFFVPHLRCHVIDLVGAGDSRFDRTARINIAAQSAAVRRVVDTLALDEVAVVGHDSGGLIARHALAGDPRVRSWGLIDTEQPQGAHWRLSLLFATRHLPGFERLLTVASNIRPLRRNRFVLGDAFHDRDLLDGDFAEFFLRPLKESADRRWAFGQFPRNFDFSAFDALAGLHSRITVPVQLVWGADDPYFPVAWTRAMMSGFPGDVRLREVRRGKLFVHEEFAEEVAAALTPTLTAPRQGSGKIQP; encoded by the coding sequence ATGCCTGAACTTACCGCCGCGCAGGCCGCCGATCTGTTCCGTGCCCGACCAGATCGCTTTGTTGACGTGGGTCATGGCCAGGTCGCGGTTCGCAGTATCGGGGAGGGGCCAGACGTGCTCTTTGTGCACGGATGGCCAGTCAGTGGGGCAACATTCCGCAGCCTTTTGCCGTTCTTCGTTCCGCACCTTCGTTGTCACGTTATTGATCTCGTTGGGGCAGGTGACAGCCGCTTTGACCGCACCGCCCGCATCAATATCGCCGCCCAGTCGGCTGCGGTACGACGCGTCGTGGACACCCTAGCCCTGGACGAGGTGGCGGTTGTCGGCCATGACAGTGGCGGGCTCATCGCGCGACATGCGCTGGCGGGTGATCCTCGCGTCCGATCCTGGGGTCTGATCGACACCGAGCAGCCGCAGGGGGCCCACTGGCGCCTTTCGCTGCTGTTCGCCACCCGCCACCTACCCGGATTCGAGCGTCTGCTGACGGTGGCGTCGAACATCAGACCGCTGCGGCGAAACCGGTTCGTCCTCGGCGATGCCTTCCACGACCGAGACCTTCTGGACGGAGACTTCGCGGAGTTCTTCCTGCGGCCCCTCAAGGAAAGCGCTGACCGGCGTTGGGCCTTCGGTCAGTTCCCCCGGAACTTCGACTTCTCGGCTTTCGACGCTCTCGCTGGGCTGCATTCCCGCATCACCGTTCCGGTCCAACTGGTCTGGGGTGCCGACGACCCCTACTTCCCGGTGGCCTGGACCCGCGCGATGATGTCCGGTTTCCCGGGTGACGTTCGCCTGCGCGAAGTCCGGCGCGGCAAACTCTTCGTCCACGAGGAGTTCGCCGAAGAGGTCGCCGCCGCTCTCACCCCCACGCTGACCGCGCCTCGCCAAGGCTCAGGGAAGATCCAGCCCTGA
- a CDS encoding RNHCP domain-containing protein: MPRRSRRSHERARATRRPQRHKDVLHGRGGGHRANDFRCVGCRLDVSAEAPGTTHRNHCPNCLASLHVDRRVPGDRAASCGGRMEALSMSARPDGEWMIIHQCLSCDELSANRIAGDDNALTLVRLAVKPLRDPGLARRVLLVP, translated from the coding sequence ATGCCAAGGCGTAGTAGACGCTCGCACGAGCGGGCGCGAGCCACCCGGCGACCACAGCGGCACAAGGATGTCCTGCACGGCCGGGGCGGTGGGCATCGGGCGAACGACTTCCGATGCGTGGGCTGCCGGCTGGATGTGTCGGCGGAGGCACCCGGCACCACGCACCGCAATCACTGCCCGAACTGCCTGGCCAGTCTGCACGTGGACCGGCGAGTCCCCGGCGACCGAGCCGCGAGCTGCGGCGGCCGGATGGAAGCGTTGAGCATGTCGGCGCGGCCCGATGGTGAATGGATGATCATTCACCAGTGCCTCTCCTGCGACGAGCTCAGCGCCAACCGGATCGCCGGCGACGACAACGCACTGACCCTCGTACGGTTGGCGGTCAAGCCGTTGCGGGATCCCGGTCTCGCCCGGCGCGTGCTACTCGTACCGTGA
- a CDS encoding MFS transporter — translation MFAAMFEPLRAARLATFTYFTLNGFVLGAWIVHIPAVEHRADISHATLGWLLLLLGAGAFAGMHVVGPLTDRFGARRVVPLSAVLCSTTLVLPAFAESAGTLGLALLVFGIGNGSLDVSMNTHAVQVEAGYKRPVMSAFHAMFSVGGVLAALVGARTLSWGWSPTTTLTMVSLLGLTVTAVVAPALLPRLATTRTPTPASATKSRRASISPRIWALAGLALILMLTEGVANDWSALAMRDALDAPAATAALAYGAFATAMTVGRFLTDGIAARFGPVAIVRYGCALAALALTTIALAPSISLALVGWALLGVGLSGAVPQLFSAAGHTDPDAAGTNVSRVAGLGYLGMLSGPAIIGPLTQLMPLNYTFILPAFLCLVAALTAHILRPREEAPRLEVKVPQPVTARSAETGHGAEQD, via the coding sequence ATGTTCGCTGCCATGTTTGAACCTCTGCGGGCGGCGCGGCTGGCCACCTTCACCTACTTCACCCTCAACGGCTTCGTCCTGGGGGCCTGGATCGTCCACATCCCCGCCGTCGAACACCGAGCCGACATCAGCCACGCCACGCTCGGCTGGCTCCTGCTGCTCCTCGGTGCTGGCGCCTTCGCCGGGATGCACGTCGTGGGGCCGCTCACCGATCGCTTCGGCGCTCGTCGGGTTGTCCCGCTGAGTGCGGTGCTGTGCAGCACGACGCTCGTCCTACCCGCGTTCGCCGAAAGCGCCGGGACGCTGGGCCTGGCACTACTGGTCTTCGGCATCGGCAACGGCAGCCTGGACGTCAGCATGAACACCCACGCGGTTCAGGTCGAAGCCGGATACAAACGCCCGGTTATGTCCGCTTTTCACGCTATGTTCTCCGTCGGCGGCGTCCTCGCCGCACTGGTCGGCGCCCGGACCCTCAGCTGGGGCTGGAGCCCGACAACCACGCTGACCATGGTCAGCCTCCTCGGCCTGACGGTCACCGCGGTCGTCGCACCCGCGCTACTGCCGCGGTTGGCGACCACCCGTACGCCAACCCCCGCCAGTGCCACCAAGAGCCGCCGGGCCAGCATCTCCCCGCGCATCTGGGCACTCGCCGGACTCGCGCTGATCCTGATGCTCACCGAGGGCGTCGCCAACGACTGGAGTGCACTGGCCATGCGCGATGCGCTCGACGCGCCCGCCGCCACCGCCGCGCTCGCCTACGGCGCCTTCGCCACCGCGATGACGGTTGGACGGTTCCTCACCGACGGCATCGCCGCACGCTTCGGCCCGGTAGCAATCGTCCGCTACGGCTGCGCGCTGGCCGCGCTCGCCCTCACCACCATCGCGCTCGCACCATCCATCTCACTCGCTCTCGTCGGATGGGCGCTACTCGGAGTCGGTCTGTCCGGCGCCGTCCCGCAGCTCTTCAGCGCGGCCGGCCACACCGACCCCGACGCCGCCGGCACCAACGTCTCCCGCGTCGCGGGCCTCGGCTACCTGGGCATGCTCAGCGGGCCCGCCATCATCGGGCCCCTCACCCAGCTCATGCCCCTGAACTACACGTTCATCCTGCCTGCGTTCCTCTGCCTGGTCGCCGCCCTCACGGCCCACATCCTTCGCCCCCGGGAGGAAGCGCCGCGGCTCGAGGTCAAGGTTCCGCAGCCGGTCACCGCACGATCAGCAGAGACTGGGCACGGGGCAGAGCAGGACTGA
- a CDS encoding DeoR/GlpR family DNA-binding transcription regulator codes for MMSVDRHRQITDAVRRAGQLSVAELAERTGTSEMTVRRDLELLAEQGLLERYRGGARSVLLRGEEPPFALRANDGVEVKQRIAAAVAEMVTDGEAVVIDAGTTCLAVARALARRRLTVMPLSLHATDALVGAPQLRLLMPGGEPRPGELALTGPLTEASLATLRFDTAIIGCCGLTAANGLTAYDLGDAAIKRAAIASAHRVIAVTEAAKLSRTALALVAPASALDAVVTTDDAPDEEVDALTSLGVAVRRV; via the coding sequence ATGATGAGCGTAGACCGACACCGACAGATCACTGATGCCGTACGCCGGGCCGGTCAGCTCAGCGTGGCGGAACTGGCGGAACGAACGGGCACGTCGGAGATGACCGTCCGCCGAGACCTGGAGCTCCTGGCCGAGCAGGGCCTCCTTGAGCGCTACCGGGGTGGGGCCAGAAGCGTGCTGCTGCGCGGCGAGGAACCCCCGTTCGCGCTTCGTGCGAACGACGGCGTGGAGGTCAAACAACGAATCGCCGCGGCGGTAGCCGAGATGGTCACGGACGGTGAGGCGGTTGTCATCGACGCCGGCACCACCTGCCTTGCGGTGGCCCGCGCACTGGCCCGCCGCCGTCTGACCGTCATGCCGCTGTCGCTGCACGCGACCGATGCCCTCGTCGGCGCACCCCAACTGAGGCTGCTCATGCCCGGTGGAGAGCCCCGTCCCGGCGAGTTGGCGCTCACCGGCCCCCTGACGGAGGCGTCACTCGCCACGTTGCGCTTCGACACCGCGATCATCGGCTGTTGCGGCCTGACCGCCGCGAACGGACTGACCGCGTACGACCTGGGTGACGCCGCGATCAAACGCGCCGCGATAGCCTCGGCCCACCGGGTCATCGCGGTGACCGAGGCGGCCAAACTCTCCCGTACCGCCCTCGCCCTGGTCGCGCCCGCCTCCGCGCTGGACGCCGTGGTGACCACGGACGATGCCCCCGACGAGGAGGTGGACGCGCTGACGTCCCTCGGCGTCGCCGTGCGGCGGGTGTGA